A region from the Candidatus Latescibacterota bacterium genome encodes:
- a CDS encoding TetR/AcrR family transcriptional regulator, whose amino-acid sequence MKNNKKSYHHGNLKAALVEEVTRIVIEEGVDNVTVRTVSENIGVSRPALYR is encoded by the coding sequence ATGAAAAATAATAAAAAGAGCTATCATCATGGAAATCTCAAGGCGGCACTGGTCGAGGAAGTGACCCGGATCGTCATAGAAGAAGGCGTAGATAATGTTACAGTCAGGACTGTAAGTGAAAATATTGGAGTATCGAGACCTGCCCTGTACAGACA